In the genome of Desulfofarcimen acetoxidans DSM 771, one region contains:
- the ytxC gene encoding putative sporulation protein YtxC — MAQGISISATQHIDLLKSKLGRELRLLENEGIDIEFKEKPTGDYKYLNCYIKDSGDTSSQKDYRSIFSYYVADVISDLILGYWESYIIKKIILESYYYFEEEERNTILNYTLGLTNNTAEISEVDFHKLRRKTKILNKLMEYLKNNDRINIDGFIRFRLKDYMEELYDMVEKAVDEFMMEREYKEFIQLLRYFVDIQESRLEMVHVIVLNSGVFKLLDEKQKVINSEFLEGYVMDLIDSEINYEDLLISALISIAPQKIVFHRMDDNSAFNSLTTLKNVFTGKVQECSGCDICAQYRQ; from the coding sequence ATGGCACAAGGTATATCAATCAGTGCCACCCAGCATATTGATTTGCTCAAATCAAAGCTGGGCAGGGAACTGCGGCTTCTGGAGAATGAGGGAATTGATATTGAGTTTAAGGAAAAACCCACAGGTGACTACAAATATTTAAATTGTTACATTAAGGACTCCGGTGATACTTCTTCGCAGAAAGATTATAGATCAATTTTTAGTTATTATGTTGCGGATGTAATATCTGACTTAATACTGGGTTATTGGGAAAGCTATATCATTAAAAAAATTATTCTGGAAAGCTATTACTACTTTGAAGAAGAAGAGAGAAATACTATTTTAAATTATACCCTGGGACTTACAAATAATACGGCTGAGATTAGTGAAGTTGACTTTCATAAACTGAGAAGAAAAACAAAAATTCTCAATAAGCTTATGGAATACTTAAAAAATAATGATCGGATAAATATTGACGGTTTTATAAGATTTCGCCTCAAGGATTATATGGAAGAATTATATGATATGGTCGAAAAAGCTGTTGATGAGTTTATGATGGAAAGAGAGTACAAGGAATTTATCCAGCTCCTGAGATACTTTGTAGACATTCAGGAATCACGTTTGGAAATGGTGCATGTAATAGTATTAAATAGCGGTGTATTTAAGCTGTTAGATGAAAAACAAAAGGTAATTAACAGTGAATTTTTAGAGGGTTATGTTATGGATTTAATAGATAGTGAAATTAATTATGAGGATCTGCTGATTAGTGCTTTGATAAGTATTGCTCCACAGAAAATTGTTTTTCATAGAATGGATGATAATTCCGCTTTTAATTCATTGACAACATTAAAAAATGTTTTTACCGGCAAGGTACAGGAATGCAGTGGTTGTGATATTTGTGCTCAATACAGGCAGTAA
- a CDS encoding polysaccharide deacetylase family protein — MKKHHLIIVLYTALLLTLIIPKFTAHPWLNKTQANNKLPIIPNAAPEKPINFSSEHVIYRVNNTEKLVAITVDDGPNPKFTPRLLDILRENKIHATFFVVGNQLEKYPELGKRILKEGNEVGNHTYTHPKLLKNNSSEIIDEIVKCNDTIEKVLGIKTKYFRPPKGQLNHDIIKAAHEHGEKVVLWSIALEHHDANTPEEMVNRIVNNITPGGIILMHDGRLDRTKSIQAVPELIKELQDNGYKFVTLSELLESNKTI, encoded by the coding sequence TTGAAAAAGCATCATTTAATAATAGTCTTATACACAGCGCTCTTATTAACTCTAATTATTCCAAAGTTTACTGCTCATCCATGGTTGAATAAAACCCAGGCCAATAATAAATTGCCGATTATTCCAAATGCAGCTCCTGAAAAACCCATAAATTTTTCTAGTGAGCATGTTATTTACAGGGTTAATAATACAGAAAAGTTAGTTGCCATCACTGTGGATGACGGGCCTAATCCAAAATTCACACCTAGGTTATTAGATATTCTTAGGGAAAATAAGATTCATGCTACTTTTTTTGTTGTAGGCAATCAACTGGAAAAATATCCCGAGCTGGGAAAAAGAATTTTAAAAGAAGGTAATGAAGTTGGAAACCATACTTATACTCACCCCAAACTATTAAAAAATAACAGCAGTGAAATAATTGATGAAATTGTAAAGTGTAATGATACTATCGAAAAAGTTTTAGGTATTAAAACTAAATATTTTCGTCCGCCTAAAGGCCAACTAAACCATGATATTATTAAAGCTGCCCATGAACATGGGGAAAAAGTAGTACTTTGGTCTATTGCCTTGGAACACCATGACGCCAATACACCTGAAGAAATGGTTAATAGAATAGTTAACAATATAACTCCCGGCGGGATTATCTTAATGCATGATGGTCGTTTGGATCGAACTAAATCTATCCAAGCCGTACCTGAATTAATCAAAGAGTTACAGGATAACGGCTATAAGTTTGTCACCCTTTCCGAGTTGCTGGAATCCAACAAAACAATTTAA
- a CDS encoding acyltransferase family protein has protein sequence MILKREQWVDIFKGLLIIFVVISHSIPNEERGISYYIFWFHMPAFFIIGGYLFKPLNNWAEYKSFAFNKAIKFLVPYFTFLFVITFIHFMLTFQPSTILSDFIQVLYGGQKAIEYFGTFWFITCYLSTMLLFAGILLIFKSAKLRFLVLLFFYISAHIESWLALTYKIQIPWNIDVSLLSVVYFSIGYSGRQILHQINTKIFISALLLSTISIAADYFNIITYELNMKNLFYNNYVLDLVIPVLFLISLCGICQHLPKYNTKIIGYIGEKSLVIMYLHIPIRIIMAHLTTYNNVVYIFIGTIIPLLICKLFDYNEFTKMLFWGKIPKWINLANNAQQN, from the coding sequence TTGATCTTAAAACGTGAACAGTGGGTTGATATTTTCAAGGGATTACTAATCATTTTTGTAGTAATAAGTCACTCTATCCCAAACGAAGAGAGAGGAATATCTTACTATATTTTTTGGTTTCACATGCCTGCATTTTTTATTATAGGCGGGTACCTGTTTAAGCCGCTAAACAACTGGGCGGAATATAAATCATTTGCATTTAATAAAGCCATTAAATTTCTTGTCCCTTATTTTACTTTTTTATTTGTAATCACATTTATACACTTTATGCTGACCTTTCAACCATCAACTATTTTGAGTGATTTTATTCAAGTTCTTTACGGAGGGCAAAAGGCTATTGAATATTTTGGTACATTTTGGTTTATTACATGCTACTTATCCACAATGCTTTTATTCGCAGGCATATTACTTATTTTTAAATCAGCCAAGTTACGCTTTTTAGTACTTCTATTCTTTTATATTTCAGCACATATTGAATCCTGGCTTGCCTTAACTTACAAGATTCAAATCCCCTGGAATATAGATGTATCACTTCTTTCTGTGGTATACTTTTCTATAGGCTATTCAGGCCGTCAAATCTTACACCAGATAAACACAAAAATATTTATCAGTGCATTATTATTATCTACAATATCTATTGCCGCAGACTATTTCAATATAATTACCTATGAATTAAATATGAAAAACCTTTTTTACAATAACTATGTTTTGGATTTAGTAATTCCTGTCTTATTTCTAATTTCCCTATGCGGTATCTGTCAACATTTACCTAAATATAACACAAAAATAATTGGTTATATCGGAGAAAAATCGCTTGTAATAATGTACCTGCATATACCGATTAGAATAATTATGGCGCATCTTACTACCTACAATAACGTAGTGTATATATTTATTGGTACAATAATTCCACTTCTTATTTGCAAATTATTTGATTATAATGAATTTACCAAAATGCTCTTTTGGGGAAAGATACCAAAATGGATTAATTTGGCAAATAATGCGCAACAAAACTAA
- a CDS encoding DUF362 domain-containing protein — protein sequence MITIKQNLPRQGLDDVRNEVRRILAESRLEQKLRPGAKVAITAGSRGIANIALIIRETVDYLKRLNTKPFVLAAMGSHGGGTIQGQLKVLADLGITSESIGAPIMATVETVITGSFAGIAVHISQLAYESDAVILINRVKPHTSFHGPNESGLVKMLAVGLGGPLGAAAIHATGVSALSHIIPGVASVMQKHLNIALGLAIIEDAYESTKKIVSVPVENIASEETILLQEAYEAMPRLPVNNLDLLIVEEMGKCFSGTGMDTNIIGRMRIQGIPEPPSPAIKRIVVLNLATASHGNAYGLGLADFTTRQLVNKIDFEVTYLNAVTSTFVQRAMIPMTLPTEKAAIEAAVNSLGIKEISQIRIARLRNTLHITELQVSENLLEEISSTLSIDIMGLPNPLQFNSNGNLYPFLDTV from the coding sequence ATGATTACCATAAAGCAAAATCTACCAAGACAAGGACTGGACGATGTCAGAAATGAGGTACGAAGAATTTTAGCAGAATCAAGACTGGAACAAAAGCTGCGCCCCGGAGCCAAAGTGGCAATTACCGCAGGTAGCCGTGGCATTGCCAACATTGCTTTGATTATCCGTGAAACGGTAGATTATCTAAAAAGACTGAACACCAAACCTTTCGTTCTGGCAGCCATGGGCAGTCATGGAGGCGGTACCATTCAGGGCCAACTAAAAGTCCTAGCCGATCTGGGCATAACCAGCGAAAGCATAGGTGCACCGATAATGGCCACCGTAGAAACAGTCATCACCGGTAGTTTTGCAGGTATAGCGGTACATATCAGTCAACTGGCCTATGAAAGTGATGCCGTAATTTTAATTAACAGAGTAAAACCACACACCTCTTTCCACGGGCCCAATGAAAGCGGGTTGGTAAAAATGCTGGCAGTGGGCCTGGGAGGGCCACTAGGAGCAGCGGCCATTCACGCCACCGGAGTATCGGCATTATCCCATATAATCCCTGGTGTAGCCAGTGTAATGCAAAAACACCTTAACATAGCTCTTGGCCTTGCTATAATTGAGGATGCTTATGAGTCAACTAAAAAAATTGTTTCTGTACCGGTGGAAAATATAGCTTCTGAAGAAACAATACTTCTACAGGAAGCCTATGAAGCTATGCCACGTTTGCCAGTAAACAACCTAGACCTTTTAATCGTGGAAGAAATGGGTAAGTGCTTTAGCGGCACAGGAATGGACACCAATATCATAGGCCGTATGCGTATTCAAGGCATTCCAGAGCCACCTTCTCCAGCAATTAAACGGATTGTGGTACTGAATTTGGCCACCGCATCTCATGGCAACGCTTATGGACTGGGCCTGGCTGACTTTACTACCAGGCAACTAGTAAACAAAATTGATTTTGAGGTCACTTATCTAAACGCAGTAACCAGTACCTTTGTTCAGCGGGCCATGATCCCTATGACACTCCCTACAGAAAAAGCGGCAATAGAAGCAGCAGTAAATAGCCTTGGAATTAAGGAAATCTCACAAATCCGAATTGCCCGTCTGCGTAATACTTTGCATATTACAGAGCTGCAAGTTTCCGAGAACTTATTAGAAGAGATATCCAGCACACTATCCATAGATATAATGGGGTTACCTAACCCCTTACAATTTAACTCTAACGGCAATTTATATCCCTTCTTGGATACTGTATAG
- a CDS encoding D-alanyl-D-alanine carboxypeptidase family protein: protein MFCYKKLILALAAVILSLTNTSIAYAQEPVLSADAAVLMDSATGQVFFAKEPDKRRFPASLTKIMTALVALENGDPNDVVKISKKAASVSMGSVIDLRAGEEITLENLLKAALVCSANDSTVAIAEHVGGNVENFLVMMNARALSAGAVNTNYANTNGYTLPNHYTTAYDLALIARQALRNKQFNRLISIKETTLNWEGNKNRTLEIRNTNRLLREGFPGIDGVKTGSTPRAGDCLIASASRNGRRLIAVVLHSNNRYTDAANILNYGFKEIKSYQVFKKGEQVVSVPVMEGVLKEVPLITQSGLQIDITDDKISLLRKKFLFKNSVMAPVKSGQVLGEIICSLENREVGRISLVAGDDIERKSWLRRKWEKLSVSSGINN, encoded by the coding sequence ATGTTTTGCTATAAGAAATTAATTTTAGCTTTAGCTGCAGTTATTCTGTCGTTGACAAACACAAGTATTGCATACGCACAGGAACCGGTTTTATCGGCAGATGCTGCTGTATTAATGGACTCAGCTACAGGCCAAGTGTTTTTTGCTAAAGAGCCTGATAAGCGACGTTTTCCGGCCAGCTTGACTAAAATTATGACCGCACTGGTAGCTCTGGAGAATGGTGATCCTAATGATGTGGTTAAAATAAGTAAAAAAGCGGCTTCAGTCAGTATGGGTTCGGTTATTGACCTTAGAGCCGGTGAGGAAATAACTCTGGAAAATCTGTTAAAAGCGGCACTTGTATGTTCGGCCAATGATTCTACTGTAGCTATTGCCGAGCATGTGGGGGGAAATGTAGAAAATTTTTTGGTTATGATGAATGCAAGAGCTTTATCTGCGGGTGCGGTCAATACAAATTACGCTAATACTAATGGCTACACTCTTCCAAATCACTATACTACTGCCTATGATCTGGCTCTAATTGCCAGACAGGCTCTCCGGAATAAGCAGTTTAACCGGCTGATCAGCATTAAAGAAACTACCCTCAATTGGGAAGGCAATAAAAATCGCACATTAGAAATACGCAATACTAATAGATTGCTTAGGGAAGGTTTTCCTGGTATTGACGGGGTAAAGACTGGTTCTACTCCCAGAGCAGGGGATTGTTTAATAGCCTCTGCGAGCAGAAATGGCAGGCGGCTGATAGCAGTAGTGTTGCACAGTAATAACAGGTATACTGATGCTGCCAATATTTTAAATTACGGTTTTAAGGAGATTAAAAGCTATCAAGTTTTCAAAAAAGGAGAGCAGGTAGTATCAGTGCCAGTTATGGAAGGGGTATTAAAGGAAGTACCGTTAATTACTCAATCTGGTTTACAGATCGACATTACAGACGATAAGATATCTTTGCTCAGGAAAAAATTTTTATTTAAAAATTCAGTAATGGCACCTGTCAAAAGTGGTCAGGTCCTTGGGGAAATTATTTGTTCCCTTGAAAACCGGGAAGTAGGCAGAATTTCTTTGGTTGCAGGGGATGACATAGAAAGAAAGTCCTGGTTGAGGAGAAAATGGGAGAAATTATCGGTTAGTTCAGGAATAAATAATTAA
- a CDS encoding YhcN/YlaJ family sporulation lipoprotein, whose product MKQPQKIAVYFVMALFFIMITAGGCSVAKKPEPSPTVPSPQASPVPQSQNKTLPVRNMPTNNKELNRISKMLAAEAAKVSGVKGSTVVISGNTAYVGVDIANEAEKSRTDRIKKEVARVVKVKEDRLANVMVSTDADIITRLKRISTGLSKGQPLSAFNREMAEIARRMSPNTPTTPTKPGTSPRTTP is encoded by the coding sequence GTGAAGCAACCTCAAAAGATCGCGGTTTATTTCGTAATGGCTTTGTTTTTTATAATGATAACAGCCGGTGGTTGTTCAGTAGCCAAAAAACCGGAACCGTCACCAACCGTTCCTAGCCCTCAAGCTAGCCCAGTTCCTCAATCACAGAACAAAACATTGCCAGTAAGGAATATGCCAACAAACAACAAAGAATTGAATCGTATTTCTAAAATGCTGGCCGCCGAAGCAGCAAAGGTTAGCGGGGTAAAAGGCTCTACTGTTGTAATTTCCGGAAACACTGCTTATGTTGGTGTTGATATAGCCAACGAGGCGGAGAAATCTAGAACAGATAGAATTAAAAAAGAAGTAGCCAGGGTTGTTAAAGTTAAAGAAGACAGATTAGCAAATGTAATGGTCAGCACTGATGCGGACATAATTACCAGATTAAAAAGGATTTCCACCGGTTTGTCTAAAGGACAACCTTTAAGCGCCTTTAACCGTGAAATGGCTGAAATCGCTCGCCGCATGTCCCCCAATACACCGACTACACCAACCAAGCCCGGAACTTCACCAAGGACTACACCTTAA
- a CDS encoding universal stress protein, translating to MNKVLLATDGSANSIKTAEFAANLFKNQPDIIVVLLTVIPQDRDLGLFELHIPEEEMEFLKNKSNEKAQYILNQTAKPLERVGIVVDKISKVGVPGETIADTAQSIYADQIIMGTRGHTFLKGLVLGSVAMRVLQLTKIPITLVKE from the coding sequence ATGAACAAAGTTCTGCTGGCCACTGACGGATCAGCAAACTCCATCAAAACCGCTGAGTTTGCCGCTAACTTATTTAAAAATCAACCTGATATAATTGTTGTGCTTTTAACTGTAATCCCTCAGGACAGGGATTTGGGACTGTTTGAACTGCATATACCCGAGGAAGAAATGGAATTCCTGAAAAACAAATCAAATGAGAAAGCACAGTATATTCTCAATCAAACCGCTAAACCGCTTGAAAGAGTAGGTATAGTGGTTGATAAAATATCTAAAGTAGGTGTACCCGGTGAAACCATAGCGGACACGGCACAGAGTATTTATGCGGATCAGATTATTATGGGGACAAGAGGACATACCTTCTTGAAGGGGTTAGTATTAGGAAGTGTCGCCATGCGTGTACTTCAACTGACTAAAATACCTATTACCCTTGTTAAAGAATAA
- a CDS encoding DedA family protein, with the protein MEELIEVIISTTTSCIIALGYWGLAIGMAIESANIPLPSEVILPFGGYLVSIGKLSFWGAVMAGTVGGTVGSVLSYYAGLLGGRPFLLRYGRYIGITEKKLAFADSWFEKYGEATAFFTRLMPVIRTFISLPAGISGMDIKKFTVYTFLGSLPWSIFLVYLGVKLGENWTNLKPWFHRMDALIVLAIIAAIIYYFYRKKRTK; encoded by the coding sequence TTGGAGGAACTTATTGAAGTTATTATAAGCACTACAACTAGTTGCATTATCGCATTGGGATACTGGGGTTTGGCTATTGGCATGGCAATAGAAAGTGCCAATATACCATTGCCCAGTGAGGTAATACTGCCTTTTGGAGGTTATCTGGTTTCTATTGGCAAATTAAGTTTTTGGGGGGCTGTGATGGCTGGAACAGTTGGTGGTACTGTTGGTTCAGTGCTATCCTATTATGCCGGTTTGCTGGGTGGGCGTCCATTTTTGCTTCGTTACGGGAGATACATAGGTATAACTGAAAAGAAACTTGCTTTTGCCGATAGTTGGTTTGAAAAATATGGTGAAGCGACAGCATTTTTTACCAGGCTAATGCCTGTAATAAGAACCTTTATTTCGTTACCGGCCGGTATCAGTGGGATGGATATCAAAAAGTTTACTGTATATACATTTCTGGGATCATTGCCATGGTCAATTTTTCTCGTTTACCTGGGAGTTAAATTAGGTGAAAACTGGACCAATTTAAAACCTTGGTTTCACCGTATGGATGCGCTGATAGTTTTGGCCATAATAGCTGCAATAATTTATTACTTTTACCGTAAGAAAAGGACAAAGTAG
- a CDS encoding SEC-C domain-containing protein → MAKKFTNLTCPCGSGKMYSECCGMEEKVISLEQARWRKTGRDLRRKLGEFAEESQFIEESGKAQDYYFASLDEDLIDDDFTMERCFEWFIFDYRMKGDKTLSKVYSELPDISFHEKVLLADWINSRISLYEVIKVFPKKSLIIKDIVSGQNLHVRDASVATEVEVGNILLMRVLKVGQEYEFSTSGLALPAASKPFLIIKIHDDVQELYNKNKLQVPMAWEKYLHARSHIINSWVIDIGLYSGLPDNRGNSRDKEMNLNIFKLTEYDVDLLLKNIARYISFKSTESSGLNSDSRVMREKYQGKLIGKKAIKKAGSNLQKLNVHEGFQWEREIYSEVAEQLVEILHKQGYDPSQQEGAVRMWFDFCSKEKPVFRKASTWSVALVYAVARLGLDKGVHQNTLAKEYGVASSTISNNFRSLCRALDLVAFDRRYFTQDSPLIELKKVDPLLAEILENLRL, encoded by the coding sequence ATCGCTAAAAAGTTCACAAATCTTACCTGTCCTTGCGGTAGTGGTAAAATGTACTCTGAATGTTGTGGTATGGAGGAAAAAGTTATTTCACTCGAACAGGCCAGGTGGAGAAAAACCGGGAGAGATTTGCGGCGTAAACTGGGCGAGTTTGCGGAAGAGTCACAGTTTATTGAGGAATCCGGAAAGGCACAGGACTATTATTTTGCCAGTCTGGATGAAGATTTGATTGATGATGATTTTACAATGGAAAGATGTTTTGAGTGGTTTATATTTGATTACCGGATGAAGGGCGATAAAACACTGTCAAAAGTGTATTCCGAACTTCCTGATATAAGTTTTCATGAGAAGGTGCTGCTGGCTGATTGGATAAATTCCAGAATATCGCTTTATGAAGTTATAAAAGTTTTTCCAAAAAAAAGCTTAATAATAAAGGATATTGTTTCAGGACAGAATTTGCATGTGCGTGATGCAAGCGTAGCAACAGAAGTAGAAGTAGGAAATATATTATTAATGCGAGTTTTAAAAGTTGGTCAAGAATATGAGTTTTCTACCAGTGGTTTAGCGCTTCCGGCTGCATCTAAACCGTTTCTTATTATAAAAATACATGATGATGTTCAAGAATTGTATAATAAAAATAAATTACAGGTACCTATGGCATGGGAAAAATATCTTCATGCCAGATCTCATATAATAAACAGCTGGGTTATTGACATAGGTTTGTACTCAGGTTTGCCTGATAACAGAGGCAATTCTAGGGATAAAGAAATGAATTTAAATATTTTTAAGTTAACCGAATACGATGTTGATCTGCTGTTAAAAAATATTGCCAGGTATATATCCTTTAAATCTACCGAGAGTAGTGGCCTTAACAGTGATAGCAGGGTTATGAGAGAAAAATACCAGGGTAAATTAATAGGCAAAAAGGCGATAAAAAAGGCTGGTTCTAACCTGCAAAAGCTGAATGTACATGAAGGTTTTCAATGGGAAAGGGAAATATATAGTGAGGTAGCAGAGCAATTAGTCGAGATTTTGCACAAGCAGGGATATGACCCTTCTCAGCAGGAAGGTGCCGTACGCATGTGGTTTGATTTCTGCAGTAAAGAAAAGCCGGTTTTTCGTAAGGCTTCCACATGGTCTGTTGCCCTGGTTTATGCTGTTGCAAGATTGGGATTGGATAAGGGGGTTCACCAAAACACACTGGCTAAAGAATACGGGGTAGCTTCCTCAACTATTTCAAATAATTTTCGTTCTCTCTGCCGAGCACTTGATTTAGTGGCTTTTGACCGTAGATATTTTACACAGGATTCGCCTCTTATAGAACTTAAAAAAGTCGATCCTTTGCTGGCGGAAATTCTTGAGAATTTACGGCTTTAA
- a CDS encoding S41 family peptidase, with translation MRKNFILAIVVLMCLSLGQPAWAINNVSDRTALKVLQFEEILQYVYDEHLDKPEMDALINGAINGMLNSLNDPYSEYLTRENIDDLEQFLNGDFVGIGIILDFKDDLVYIKDVIDDSPAFKAGIKKDDIILEVDGEDITGLPIADVIRLTRGPKGSEVALELLRENKRINLTIQRVLINLPTVEYKILQGNTGYVALESFGSETAKEFSIAINSLKASGMQSLILDLRENTGGRLDAAADISGHFIEKGKPIVKMVDRNGKEDTVLSDGKAELKDIPVVILTDELTASASEVLAGALQDYKIAVLLGDRTFGKGVVQDLIPLETGGALKLTISKYLTPSGNDLNLIGIKPDRSVLTSSLLIPLARQLLNPPNSRYVEFNLGEHKVSVNGEVIENPAVPFISNSEVYVPLRFALEALFYEVSWYSENSKSGIRISGYNDNLVLFPNGIIARLNDQEINLTSRVIMKEGVSFIPVKVLEVLNISQTVNNGKIRLEN, from the coding sequence TTGCGCAAAAATTTTATCCTGGCTATTGTCGTGTTAATGTGCTTGTCACTGGGTCAACCTGCTTGGGCTATTAATAACGTAAGTGACAGAACTGCTTTAAAAGTACTGCAGTTTGAAGAAATATTGCAGTATGTTTATGATGAACATTTGGATAAGCCTGAAATGGATGCATTGATTAACGGGGCTATAAACGGTATGCTTAACAGCCTCAACGATCCTTATTCAGAATATCTTACACGAGAAAACATTGATGATTTAGAGCAATTTCTAAACGGTGATTTTGTTGGAATTGGGATTATTCTTGATTTTAAGGATGATTTGGTTTATATAAAGGATGTAATTGATGATTCTCCTGCTTTTAAAGCGGGAATAAAAAAAGATGATATTATTTTGGAGGTTGATGGGGAAGACATCACTGGTTTACCTATTGCTGATGTTATCCGTTTAACACGCGGGCCAAAGGGTTCAGAGGTAGCGTTGGAGCTGCTCAGGGAAAATAAGAGAATAAATTTAACTATTCAACGTGTTCTTATAAATTTGCCTACTGTAGAGTATAAGATATTGCAGGGTAATACAGGGTATGTGGCTCTTGAATCTTTTGGCAGTGAAACTGCTAAAGAATTTTCCATAGCTATAAATTCTTTAAAAGCTTCAGGTATGCAGTCATTGATTCTTGATCTAAGGGAGAATACAGGTGGTCGCTTGGATGCTGCCGCTGATATATCAGGCCATTTCATAGAAAAAGGTAAGCCAATTGTTAAAATGGTGGATCGTAACGGTAAAGAAGACACTGTCTTATCGGATGGTAAAGCGGAACTGAAAGATATACCGGTAGTTATTCTGACTGATGAGTTGACTGCGAGTGCCTCAGAAGTCTTAGCCGGGGCCCTGCAAGATTATAAAATAGCAGTTTTATTGGGCGACAGAACTTTTGGCAAGGGGGTAGTACAGGATCTAATTCCCCTGGAAACTGGCGGAGCCCTTAAACTGACGATATCTAAATACCTGACACCCTCAGGAAATGATTTAAATTTGATCGGTATTAAACCTGATAGGTCTGTTTTAACCAGTAGTTTGCTGATTCCTCTTGCCCGTCAATTACTAAACCCGCCGAACAGCCGTTATGTCGAGTTTAATTTAGGCGAACATAAGGTTTCCGTTAACGGTGAAGTAATTGAGAATCCAGCTGTCCCGTTTATATCAAACAGTGAGGTATATGTTCCCCTTCGCTTTGCTCTGGAAGCTCTTTTTTATGAAGTTAGCTGGTATTCGGAAAACTCTAAATCTGGCATTAGGATAAGTGGTTATAACGATAATCTGGTTTTGTTTCCTAACGGAATTATAGCCAGGCTAAATGACCAGGAAATCAATCTGACTTCCAGAGTGATTATGAAAGAAGGTGTTTCTTTTATTCCTGTTAAGGTACTAGAGGTATTAAATATTAGTCAAACTGTAAATAATGGTAAGATAAGACTTGAGAACTAA